The genomic interval TCTGAGCATTGCTAACCGATCGGAAAGATAGTGTGCCGTTCGCTGCTCCAGGGTGGTTTCGTGCTGAAAAATCACTTCGATTTCTCGCGCTATTTCTGAGGCGTCGTTAAAGCCAAAAATACCAAGCGCCCCTGCAAGTTTATGGGCAGCTTCATAGGCGTTCTGGCGCTGTCTGTTTTCCAGCCGGTTTTCTAGCCACTCTACGGCGGCTTGTTCCAGCACAGCCAACCGATCGCTGCTCAAGCCCCGATGGTTCTCCCAAACCAGCGTTAGTTCTGCTTTGGTTTGTTCCTGGATGGCGCTTTTCTCAGGCGGAGACCAGGTTAACGCTGGGGTAGAAGGGGAGGGCGCGAGTTGCTTCAAGCGATAGCCCTGACCGTAAACGGTTTCAATTAAATCGGTGGGAGCGCTTACCCGTTTTAGCTTCTGGCGTAAATCTTTGATGTGAACCGTTACCGTTTCCTCACTGGGGGCTTCTTCGCTAGACCAGAGGTGATCCAGAATGGCACTGCGACTGAACACCCGATGGGGGTTTCGCAAAAAAAGTTCGAGCAGACGATACTCTTTGGGGGTGAGATGGAGTTCGCGATCGCGGTAGGTTACCTCGCAGATGCCAGGGTCAAGTCGCAGATCCAGCCATTCCAGTGCCACTGGTTTCGATAAACTGCTGCGACGCAGTAGTACCCGAATTCGAGCAAGTAATTCTGAAAGTTCAAACGGCTTCACCACATAGTCATCGGCTCCTGCATCTAAGCCCAATACTTTATCGCTACTTGAGCTTTGGGCAGTCAACATTAGCACCGGCATGTGATAGCCATTTTCGCGTAGCCGTTGACAAAATCGGATTCCATCCAATCTGGGGAGAACCACATCCAACACAATTAAGTCATAGGCAAACGCTTCCACAAATTCCCACCCCATCTGACCATTGGTGGCAACATCAACGACGTAATGTTGATCGATGAGAATCTTTTCCAGCGCTTTTGAGATTAACGCATCATCCTCAACTAAAAGAATTCTCATGGAATGTTACCCCACTCAATACTGGAACTTCAGCAAATACCCGAAACATAGTCAGAAACGGTTAATTTAAGACCTGAAACCGACGTTCAATGTAAACTTACCTTAAGTTTCTGAGAAGGAAAGGCGAGCGTTGACACTTTTTCCCAAATCACTAAGGAGTAATGCATCCTGCAATAACTAAGGTTTTGAGAATGGCACTGATTGAGCAATCGCTTGAATCAAATTTCGGGTTCAAAAGCCAAAGAGCCTATCGCACAAACAATTGAGTTTTATACAATATCCCTCAGGTGCTAACTGAGTAGCACGAAAACAGAGATTTCTTGCGAATGTGAGCAACTACTTTTTTCTCAGTGGTGTTTCTTAACCCAGCTTCAGCAAAAGAGCTAAAGCTAATTTACAGACAAATTTAAGTGAACGACATGATTCATATTATTAATGGATCTTTAGATTGAACGTCATGTAATGTCAATTAAGTTTAAATTTGTTTACTCATTTACATTTGCTTACAAACCAGGGGCTTTAAGTTCACATTAGTTTGCAAATAGAAATCCCCGACTTTTTCTAAAAAAAGTCGGGGATCTGAATGGTGCGAAAGGAGTTGCCTATCCTCAGGCTTCGAGTTTTGTAAAGCTCTGTGACAGGCGCAGCCGTTCTAATTGATGGGAGGATTCGACCGACAACTTCAAACTCTGCGATCGGTTTGCCAATCAGATCATTGGCCCCTGCCATCAAAACTTGCCGCAGGGTATTCGCGTCTGTGTGTACCGTCAGAAACAAAATGGGTAATTGGCTCCAACGGGGGGCATTGCGGACAACCTGACACAATTCAATCCCATTGAACTGCGGCATCTCCACATCGAGAATGAGTAAATCGGGGGCAACACTTTCGAGCGTATCCCAGAACTGGGGGGGATGTTCCAACGTGGTGAGTTGGAGTCCCCAGGGTTCCAACAAGGTCCGCATGACCATTAATACTTGAGGGTCATCGTCAACAACCAGAACCCTGGCAGGCAAGAGTTTGCGAGGAGTTTTTGGCATCGATACACCAGACTGAAACTGCATCTGCGAGATCATTTCTAACATGGGTGCTGGAGGCAGTTTGGGCAGAATGGCACGGATTCCTGCTTTTGTTAATTGAAGACGCAGATCTAAACTTGCCCGATCGCTGACCAGTAACACTGGCATATGGGGAAATTTTTGAGTTAAGTCGGCTAATTGGGTAAAACTTTCTGGGGTTGTGCTGGCAGTCGAAAACTCCAGTATTAGAGCATCTGGGAGAGAAGTTGGGCTGAGCGTTACCGCATTTTGAGGCGCAGCATGCAGAGCAATTTCCTGCTGAGCTGATTGCAAATTAACAATCCGTTTTATCTGCATCTGTTGCAGTTGACTCGCCTGAATCAGTTGTTTAATCAGGTCTGAATCACCGTCTACCAGCAGTAAGGGGCATCCCTTGCTCGTAAACAGTTGCCCGGTTCGATTAGGAGGCCCCTGTTGAATGATGGATTCCAGACCTGCTAACAACTCCACCAGGTGACTCAGTTGTTGGGGGTTTAGGGCTAGCCTTTGTTTAAAGTTCTTTTCCAGTTCCAACGCCAGATAGGAACCCTGGGTCAATCCAAAAATGCCTAATGCCCCAGCTAATTTGTGAGCTGCCCATTGTCCCTGTTGATGTAATTCATCATCCAGGCGATTTTGCCTCCACGCATCGATCGCCCGCTCCAGCACCCGCAGGCGATCGCGGTTCCGCTCCTTAAATTTTTCCCACAGGTTGTTAAGTGCTACCTGAGTTTGCCGCGCTTTCAACGCGCCCTGAAATTTCTCCTGATTGTGGCTGGGTAACGCTAAAGAATCTGCACTCAACTGGGGAGGTTTTTCTGCTCCATTTTTAGCAATGACTGTTTGTTGAGGGGGATTCGAGCGCCCAGCAGTGACCACAGAGCTACTGGCGGCAAACCGTTTTAGACGATAACCAACTCCATAAACCGTTTCAATTAACTGAGACGGTGCGCCCGCCTTTTTCAACTTTTGCCGCAATCCCTTAATGTGAGCGGTAACCGTATCTTCACCGGGTGTTTCCTCGCAGTTCCACAGGTGTTCCAAAATCCGATTGCGACTAAATACATGATGAGGATTGCGAAGAAACAGTTCAAGCAGCCGATATTCTTTAGGAGTCAGGTGCAGCGGGTGTTCGCGATAGGTCACCTCTCGCGAGTCCGGATTCAACCGGAGATATTCCCACTCCAACAAAGGAGCCACAGGACAACTGCTACGCCGTAATAGCACTCGGATTCGGGCAAGCAGTTCGGGCACTTCAAACGGTTTTGCTAAATAGTCATCCGCTCCTGCATCTAACCCCTCAACTCGATCGCTGCTGGAATTCTGAGACGTAATCAGCAGGATGGGAGTTTGAAAGTTGTGCGATCGTAACTGGCGGCAGAGGGTTAGCCCATCCATTTTGGGCAGTAGAACATCAAGCAAAATCAAATCGTAGGCAAAGGTTTCAACCAATCGCCAGCCAGCCTCGCCGTCGATCGCCACATCCACAACGTAACTTTCCTTTACAAGAACAGTTTCAATCGTTTTGGCAATACAGTCATCATCTTCAACCAGCAGGATTCTCATGCACAGCAACTCCCACTGAACTTCAAAGCTTGAATTAACAACCCAAAAGTCATAAAAGTTAAAAATCAAAGTGTTTCTTCCCGTTCACGTATTATCGAGAAAAACGCCTAATCTATTTATAATTCGTTAACCTTTTTTAGACTTATATACCTTTCTTTACCAGAATGAAGGTGGGGGAGATGGGGGAGTTTTAAGTTTTGAGTTTTGAGTTTTGAGTGGGGAATAGGGGAAAGGCTTTGAGTTTTGAGTGGGGAACGGAATGGAATATTTTATCCTTTACCTGAGATCTTGCAGCAGTCTCAGAAACCGGGTTTCTTGCGAGAATCAATGCGTGAAACCCTTGATATTTGGTTTAAAAACCCGGTTTCTCTACCCTTGTTGAGAATGGTGCAAGATGTGAGTTACCCTTTATCCTTTATCCTTTATCCTTTCCCTATTCCCTACTCCCTGCCCCCGATTCAACACCTCCCTCCCACGAGAATTTCCTGCGATCGCTGTTGCTTGGCGTAGATGTCTTTGATATGTTTCTTAACAGTGTTATGGCTAATGTACAACTCATCGGCAATTTCTTGATAGCTGTAGCCCATGCGATGTAAGAGCCAAACTTCAGCCTGACGGGGCGTTAGGCTATATTGCTGAACCTCGGAAATTGCCCGACTTTGTAGGGATTGGCAATAGTCCTCTAGCAGCACAACCAGGTAAGGATGTTGGGTATCTTCCAGAGACAACCAGCGAACCCGCATTCGAAATACTTCTGTTCGACTCAGGGTAATCTCTGATTCAATGATAACTGGGCGATCGGGGTAGAGCGATCGACTCTCAATTAACGCCTCGCACGCCTGCCAAATTTCTTTTGGTACAGGGGGTATCGGCTTGCCCTGATTAATTTGTTGGCAAATCCGACGAGCAGCATCGTTGGTATAAATTTGCTCACCCTGGTGGGTCAGAATTAGGATACCGTCGAGCAAACTTTCGAGGACACCCTGCAACAGAAATGAGCGCGTGTGAGTTAACAGTTTGGGTCGTTCTGATTGTGTCAACATAAGCGTTACTGGGGCTAGGTGGATTGAGAAAGAACGATAGGGGGCAAAGATTAAACCTGGTGGCGCAGTTGCCAGAGCTGTTTTTGGGCTTCCCAGGCTCTGTCCAACAACCGTATTGCGACATCAGGCGAATACTGACCGGTAGAACTTTGGCGCAAAATCCAGTTGATGAATGCGCTTAAATTAGCCTCGCAAGAGGAGATATCAGAAGAACTGTAATGCGCCTGAAAATCAACTGGATAGGCAGGAAGGGATGCGATCGGGTTGATTGGGGAAGACATTTTTCTCAGGGAATTGGGGGGCTGATTATCTATCGGATAATCCCTGAGAAATTACGCAAACCATTCCACCCTGAGACCCTACGGTGTACACACAAGTCGATCGCTGATTCGTTTTCCGAAAACCTGATCCTCCACAACCTTGATTTCTCGTTGCCGGTTCTCAATAAGCCGAGATTATTGAGATTTCAGCCAATTTCCAAAGTTGAGGCAGAGCAAGGGTTTCAGGACTTGTGTTCACAGATTT from Kovacikia minuta CCNUW1 carries:
- a CDS encoding helix-turn-helix transcriptional regulator, with the translated sequence MLTQSERPKLLTHTRSFLLQGVLESLLDGILILTHQGEQIYTNDAARRICQQINQGKPIPPVPKEIWQACEALIESRSLYPDRPVIIESEITLSRTEVFRMRVRWLSLEDTQHPYLVVLLEDYCQSLQSRAISEVQQYSLTPRQAEVWLLHRMGYSYQEIADELYISHNTVKKHIKDIYAKQQRSQEILVGGRC
- a CDS encoding response regulator — its product is MRILLVEDDALISKALEKILIDQHYVVDVATNGQMGWEFVEAFAYDLIVLDVVLPRLDGIRFCQRLRENGYHMPVLMLTAQSSSSDKVLGLDAGADDYVVKPFELSELLARIRVLLRRSSLSKPVALEWLDLRLDPGICEVTYRDRELHLTPKEYRLLELFLRNPHRVFSRSAILDHLWSSEEAPSEETVTVHIKDLRQKLKRVSAPTDLIETVYGQGYRLKQLAPSPSTPALTWSPPEKSAIQEQTKAELTLVWENHRGLSSDRLAVLEQAAVEWLENRLENRQRQNAYEAAHKLAGALGIFGFNDASEIAREIEVIFQHETTLEQRTAHYLSDRLAMLRKALERPIFSSQKSQFTCVKSGSTRPLLLVVDDDTALAEQLLQLAETWGISMHLAADLVAIRQIVAESYPPAMGLPSLPPMHESKSQVIHLQKPDVVLLNLSLADATATDLALLAELANQTPPLPVLFLTAEASLGNRVKVAQLIAHSFLEKPLQPEQVLDIVSRVRSQLQAVDAKVMVVDDDPEVLAVMRNLLNPLGLRLTTLG
- a CDS encoding response regulator, encoding MRILLVEDDDCIAKTIETVLVKESYVVDVAIDGEAGWRLVETFAYDLILLDVLLPKMDGLTLCRQLRSHNFQTPILLITSQNSSSDRVEGLDAGADDYLAKPFEVPELLARIRVLLRRSSCPVAPLLEWEYLRLNPDSREVTYREHPLHLTPKEYRLLELFLRNPHHVFSRNRILEHLWNCEETPGEDTVTAHIKGLRQKLKKAGAPSQLIETVYGVGYRLKRFAASSSVVTAGRSNPPQQTVIAKNGAEKPPQLSADSLALPSHNQEKFQGALKARQTQVALNNLWEKFKERNRDRLRVLERAIDAWRQNRLDDELHQQGQWAAHKLAGALGIFGLTQGSYLALELEKNFKQRLALNPQQLSHLVELLAGLESIIQQGPPNRTGQLFTSKGCPLLLVDGDSDLIKQLIQASQLQQMQIKRIVNLQSAQQEIALHAAPQNAVTLSPTSLPDALILEFSTASTTPESFTQLADLTQKFPHMPVLLVSDRASLDLRLQLTKAGIRAILPKLPPAPMLEMISQMQFQSGVSMPKTPRKLLPARVLVVDDDPQVLMVMRTLLEPWGLQLTTLEHPPQFWDTLESVAPDLLILDVEMPQFNGIELCQVVRNAPRWSQLPILFLTVHTDANTLRQVLMAGANDLIGKPIAEFEVVGRILPSIRTAAPVTELYKTRSLRIGNSFRTIQIPDFF